GAGCTGAGGACGGAGCAACCCAAGACAACATCAATACCTACACCTACAATCCATGAGATAGGCAAGATGCAGTCCGGAATATCAGGTAAGACTATAGAGACTCTAGCGGTGGACTACTGCTAACAATTGTAGCCTCTCAGGAGCTGCAGGACCAGTTCAACTCGTTGCTGTCGTCGGACGATACCTTTGGTCTACTCGCAACCATTGAGAAAGAGGCTCTGGTCCCCGTTGCTACGATCCCTTCAAAGTCAAGCTCTTTCTCCGATAACCTCTCTGGTCTCGAGCCTCACCTTAAGCCTGATGCCGCTCTCTACATTATCCTCCGTCGCTATGACACCGCTCCTCGATTCCTAGCCATTACCTATGTCCCCGACTCGGCGAAGGTGCGCCAAAAGATGCTATTCGCTTCAACACGCTTGACCTTTGTGCGTGAGCTGGGAACAGAGCATTTCCGAGAGACTATCTTTGCTACGACAGCCGAGGAATTGAGCGTGAAAGGCTTCGAGAAGCACGATGCGCATAATAAGCTGGATGCACCACTCACCGAAGAGGAGCAGCAATTGGGCGAGGTCAAGCGTGCTGAGCAAGAGGCGGGATCAGGAACAGGCCACAAGGAGATTCATCTGAGCAAGAACTTTGCTATGCCCATCTCCGAAGACGCTGTTGCTGCTCTGAGGGAAGTTGGCCAGGACGGTGGCCGAATCGTGACGATGCTGGTAAGTACTTGAAACATGACCTGATCCCACATAAACTAACCCCTCTATAGAAAATCAACCCCGATACCGAGGTGGTGGAGCTCGTCCCCGAGGCACCCACTCCAAGCGGCATTGCAGAACTGACGCAGGCCATCTCCTCAACTGAGCCGCGGTTCACCTTCTACCGCTACACTCACACGCACAACGGTGCCGAGTCGAGCCCCATTCTGTTCTTCTACACCTGCCCGTCAACACCCGGAAACAAGTCCATCAAGTTCCGAATGATGTACCCCCTGATGAAGCGATCCGTTCTGGAGGTCGCTGAGAGGGAGGCTGGTCTtaagcttgagaagaagtttgaggtGGAGGAGCCTAGTGAGATTACCGAGCAGTCGGTTTTGGAGGATTTGCATCCCAAGGTTGCGGCCCGACAGGGCTTTAGCCGACCCAAGCGACCTGGTCGATGAATCTGAGTTCGCGAGATCTGAGTCAGTACGGTGAAACGTTCATATTAGCCGTGCCTTTTTCAGCGCCTACAGTCTGAAACGGAGAATTAGATAAACGTTGAAATTGATACACAAAAAAAGTCAATTGCCCAAGCTACAAATGCTGGTATTTATCCAAGATGCATGCACGCAATAAGAACCCAAGCCGCCCTTCACTCCAATGCATGGTATACTTGTCCGCTCTCTAtactcttcatccttctttttcttttatccttctcctctcctctgCTTAGATCgactcttcagcttccttcACAGCAACTTGCACTGTGAACAGATTAGAAACTGAGACGACACAAGCGGCTTCCAAGATATGTGTATAACTGGCGTTCTCGTGGTTCGTCCTTCTGGGTAAAAGGTTTCTCCGACAAAGATCTTcagttggtgatggtgatttcGTGGTTTGTTGCCACTGCTTTATTCCTCGTACTTGCCTCCAACTAAGGAAATGTTGCTCTTTTCTAGCTTATCCTTGAGGAACTCGTAGACGGTGAAGGTAACGGCCTGACCGGGGGCGACACGCATGATTCGAGGGGTGATACCCTTGTAGAAAGCGTGAACTCCTTCTTGCCTGTGAAGAGTCAGTATATCAATCTTTCTCGTTTCGAAATGTGTAACTCACTTGAACATGTCTCCCGCAATTCGAGTAATGCGTGTCCAGGCGCTGACTCCAGGCTCAGCAGTAGCCTTTTGCAGGCGAGTCTTGATAGTATCAATAGGTGCGTTGCTCATAGGACCCATAGCACCAGAAACAAGAACGATAAGAGTAGTCTGCCAGTTGGGCAGGTTTGTGTTCTNNNNNNNNNNNNNNNNNNNNNNNNNNNNNNNNNNNNNNNNNNNNNNNNNNNNNNNNNNNNNNNNNNNNNNNNNNNNNNNNNNNNNNNNNNNNNNNNNNNNNNNNNNNNNNNNNNNNNNNNNNNNNNNNNNNNNNNNNNNNNNNNNNNNNNNNNNNNNNNNNNNNNNNNNNNNNNNNNNNNNNNNNNNNNNNNNNNNNNNNNNNNNNNNNNNNNNNNNNNNNNNNNNNNNNNNNNNNNNNNNNNNNNNNNNNNNNNNNNNNNNNNNNNNNNNNNNNNNNNNNNNNNNNNNNNNNNNNNNNNNNNNNNNNNNNNNNNNNNNNNNNNNNNNNNNNNNNNNNNNNNNNNNNNNNNNNNNNNNNNNNNNNNNNNNNTTTCCAGAGACAGTGCCGGTGTTGGATCAGCGAGGATTTGCTTGTACACTCAAAGGACGTGAAGCGGATGGCCATCTTTGGCACGATGCCTGTGAGGACGGCGCCGAGACCCTTGTAGAGACCGAGGGGTGTCTCCTTTGCGATGATGGCGGCGCCGGTCTTGATGAAGCCGCGCTTGGGGGCACCTGGTTGGCGCGCGCGCCTTGAGAGCTGCATGCGGACTTTGATTGTGTCTTTTCATTTCACATGTTAATTACTTTTCTTGGTTGTGAGATTTTTTGGGTTTGCGACTGGATCTTACCGAGGGGATGACATGCGAGAGCTTCCATCataccagcaccaccaccagctgCGATTCATGTTAGCTTCTGTACCATTGCGCATGGGGAACCGCTCTCTAAGAACCGTTTCCTTTGGCTGCGACATACCAATGAGGTTAACAGCCGCTGAGGGCGGCTGTTTCTTTCCATTTCCATTCTTTGAAGCCATTGCGACAGAACTGATCTCTCGGTCAATCTTGCGCCGAGTCAAACAACTATTTCAAAATCCGAGAGTTTGCGCCGAGTTCGTAGAGCCGAGGTTCGGATCGGTGGATGgttttatttacttttagtCTAAGGGTAGCTTTGAGGAACAGACACaagagagacagagagaaaGGGACGAAAAAGTGAAAAAGAGGGCtaagaggagagaagagaaacaagaGCGGAAATCGGAGGAGGGAAACAATTTAAAGAGAATTGAAAGAGTAGAGTAGAGTAGCATATGCCATGACCACGATCCATGTCGGCGATGGACCGAGTCTAGAGGGAGAGGGTCTAATACTTACACACCTCAAAAGGTTATGATTGAAGTCCGGAGAACCCCACATTGTGAACTAGATTACGGGGAAAATAAGTTGGAGTTGGGGAATGGACGGGAACGGGATTGGGGGTGAGAAAGGAAGACCTCGGAGGATGCCTTGGCAATGGATTGGCTGAAGACACGGCATTCAAAGGTGTGATTTGTGTGAATATGATATTATTGAGTATTTTAATTGCTCTACCTGTAACCTGTTTTATCAAGTTAATGTTCACGAATCTGTATAATTGAACACCAAAGTGTATTCTCATCATGGCATGTAAATTCATGCCTTCACACCCTCCCTCCCAGATGCCGTCCATCGTCTCTCACATGCAACTCCTCTAAACCCCTTCCAGAACCAACACAAGAAACTCCCACCTCACAAAACAAATATTCCACGAACTCTGACGTCGGCCCTCAGCTCTGGGTTTCTTTAGACCGAGAGTCAATGCCCCACCAGTGGTCCGGGCAGATGGAGGACCAGGGTTCAGAGCATCATTCCATGCGGCCGAGAACAACGAGCCTCTGAGTATTTCTTTAAGCGTGGCACATGCTACAACTGTAAAAGCCCTGAAGGAAATAGTTTTGGTGATCACGAGCTTGAGATGACTCAATTTACGAGGCGAGCTCGGTGAGAGATTGGTTGTAAGTGACGTCGATGCACTTTTACCGACGGGTAGCCGAGCTTGTGATATTGCGGGGTCCTCTCCCCCTTAGTTAGataatcaatcaatcaacttTATTCGTGAGGAGAAAAGCAGAGCCGTGTCATGACAGCCCAGGCAGGTGAAGGGAGAATTTACGTATTCATGATCACGAGCTCCAAGCAGGGACTCTTTTTGTATCATTGGTTCTCTTTCGTCAATTCAACGGTAGCTACCACCAATTATCATCTCCCACAGCTCTTTCCTTCTATCTACACACCTCTAACCAAGACTCACACCCTCTCCAAACGGCCATCGTCCGCCGTCAAGGGGAGAAATAAAACAATAGCAAGAAAAAAGGTGAAGCGCATGACCGAGCTTTGCCGAGGTCTGCAAGTGGACTCAGCCTACGATTTCCAGTTATTTCCAtgttcttttttattaaaattcTCAGATCTgtttttttataaatttcCGGAAATGCTTCACCGTCGGGTAGACTCTAGCACTGCCGTGCTTGTAAAGGAGAGGATATCGATTGCCGAtgaaggaaaaaaaaaagaaaggatatAAGTGCCCCCCTTGAACCGCGGAAACCGTGAGTATACTCTTCCGTGCTGTTCCGATAAGATTCAGGATTGTTTAGATAGGTTAGGCACGGATAGATGCCGATGTTATATGCCTTCCATGTTTCCATCAACTCGGAGCTCGAGGTCGGAGTTTCGGAGACTCGGATGTGAGGTCTGATTGGCTGTGTACCTGAGGCGCTTCCGAGAGAATGTCGGAAAGGGAGGGTCCACTCGCGGAGCCGCGACGGTGAAGGTCGTAGCCGACCCGGCCAGGAAGGTCTCCGCCAAATATTCACGGCTATTACTATTTTTACGGTACATTCTAAAGCTACCTATTTATTGCTTCCTCACTTTACATGTTTGTGAATGGCCTCATGTCTGTATCCATCACAAGGATACTGACCTTGGAAAACACGGTACAAAACGGAAGAGTCCCCTGTCATTAAATTATACCCGGATGTGATTTCAACCGCCAGGGTCCAAGGTCATTAATTAGATTGATTTGACTGGTCCGCTTACCGCAAATCATGCTGTATCCACATCCCGATATTGCAAACCCCCAAAGTCTTGAATTTCGTCAGGGACTGACTATGGGGGATATGTGGGATGAAACGAAGCAAGATTGCTGTGGCTCGTAATTGTTTGTTACGCGCTTGATAATGTGATCCTGTCTGTTGATATGCTTGTAAGACGATATCCAACACAACTTTGCTTTGCTCGTTTCATGAAACTTGGTCATGAAGTCATCCGTGTGAAGTGAGGGCAAACTTCCATCATAAGGTCTATGCATTGGTCACTTCGTGTGACGCGAGCTACAAACAGACTACCTACTCTAATGCCTGTTTGCTAAGGTCATTCAAAATAATTCATCTCATGACTATCAGTTGTATACCCCCATCTGTCATGATCGGTGATAGAGGTCTGCAATCAAGCCAAGCAAATCAATGTGAAACCTACAGACTTATCGCAAGACCTCAATTATATAAAGCCAACAGGCCCGTTCACTCTTTTCACTTCAAGCTTGAGGAcatactaatttatatacgCTTGGATATTATCCAATATCTcatttcatcttcaacctgcTCATCTAAACTATAGTGCTTAAATCGCAATAAATGGCAACAACTTTTCCTTATATATCCGCCACCTCCCCAGCATTTCTCCCTATATCATTTGCCGGCCCACACTCAACCACCCTCCCCCTATCCAACCTCAAGCACCATGTTGCATCTTCCACAGCCTCCAACCGATGCGCAATCGTGATGACAGTGCTCTCTCTGAGTTCCTGTCTAAGGATCCTCTGCACCATCGCCGCTGTCCCACGATCAATCGACGCCGTCGCCTCATCAAGAATGACAAGGCCACTTCGACGCAGCACAGCTCGACATATACCCACCAGCTGTCTCTGCCCCTGACTGAGATTCTTTCCACCTGCGTCAATGCGGGTTTCGAGACCCCAGTCAGTACCGAGAACGCGATGGATTGCGTTTGTGCACTCTTGGTCGGAGAACTTGGCTTCTGGGTCGATGTTGTCGTGTAGTGTGCCCGGGAAGAGGATTGGATCTTGTTGGATGAACGTTACGCGATTGCGGAGGGCTGTACGGTTGATGTAAGCGAGATCAATGCTCCCGATTGAGACAGCGCCTGAGTACGGTGCTTGTGTTACGAGGAGAGCGTTTGCGATGGTTGACTTTCCGGAGCCTGTTCGACCGAGAACTGCGCATGTTGAACCCCCAGGAATCTCGAATGATACGTTGTCCAGAACCGCGGGGAGGTCATCGGCGTACTTGAATGACATATCCTGGAAGCGTACGCTATCGCATGGCCTGGGCCAGTCTTGGGGAGGCTCAATATCACCGCTGGGTTCCTCCGGGATACGGTTCAGGGCATCGACTCTCTCGAGCGACACGGCATCGAGCTGAAGAGCCGCAAACTTCTCACATAGTTGCTGAACGGCGATCATGGCGATGTTGGTTTGAGTCAGAACAAAACCGACTGCACTAGCTGGTGTGCCCATGTATACCATGGAGAGAACAAGGATAGTT
This genomic stretch from Fusarium oxysporum f. sp. lycopersici 4287 chromosome 5, whole genome shotgun sequence harbors:
- a CDS encoding PTK9 protein tyrosine kinase 9, which gives rise to MNGGPTGAPSANAGESGGVELRTEQPKTTSIPTPTIHEIGKMQSGISASQELQDQFNSLLSSDDTFGLLATIEKEALVPVATIPSKSSSFSDNLSGLEPHLKPDAALYIILRRYDTAPRFLAITYVPDSAKVRQKMLFASTRLTFVRELGTEHFRETIFATTAEELSVKGFEKHDAHNKLDAPLTEEEQQLGEVKRAEQEAGSGTGHKEIHLSKNFAMPISEDAVAALREVGQDGGRIVTMLKINPDTEVVELVPEAPTPSGIAELTQAISSTEPRFTFYRYTHTHNGAESSPILFFYTCPSTPGNKSIKFRMMYPLMKRSVLEVAEREAGLKLEKKFEVEEPSEITEQSVLEDLHPKVAARQGFSRPKRPGR
- a CDS encoding hypothetical protein (At least one base has a quality score < 10); protein product: MGPMSNAPIDTIKTRLQKATAEPGVSAWTRITRIAGDMFKQEGVHAFYKGITPRIMRVAPGQAVTFTVYEFLKDKLEKSNISLVGGKYEE